The nucleotide sequence CGCCTTCAATGCCGATTCGCCCCGTAGCCCCCGCCCAACCGATCAGCGGTGGAAGCGCCCCCGGAGCCGCACCAATGTACACGCAGGTCGGGGAGATACGCTTCATGGGGGTATACAGGAGAAGGTAGCTGAGAAAGCTTGCCGCGGCGAGAATCGCCGCCACGCTGTTCACAAACGCAGCCAGCAGCACGAGGCCCGAGGCGGCCAAGACGGCGCCGAAGGCCAGCGCATCGTCTTCTCCCAGGCGACCCGAGGGCAGCGGACGATCCACCGTCCGCGACATCAACGCATCGTATTCCATTTCGAAGAGTTGGTTCAGCGCATTGGCGCCACAGGCCACGAGCCCCGTTCCCAGTACGGCGAACAGAAGCCGGGCGAGCGTGTGGAGGTCCACATACCGCTCCTGACCAAGGCCGAACCCCACGGTCGTTGCAATCAGAACGAGCATGGCGATACGCGGCTTGGTCAACTCCACCAGCGCGGCCGTCTTTGCCCGCAGGTTAACCCCCAGGGACCGAACCGGAACGGTATCGCTCATGCTGGCGACTCCGAGAGAGTCACCCTCCCTGGAGTCGGATCGAACGCGATCATCCGCCCCACAGCGGCCCGCGTT is from Phycisphaerae bacterium and encodes:
- the cyoE gene encoding heme o synthase, whose amino-acid sequence is MSDTVPVRSLGVNLRAKTAALVELTKPRIAMLVLIATTVGFGLGQERYVDLHTLARLLFAVLGTGLVACGANALNQLFEMEYDALMSRTVDRPLPSGRLGEDDALAFGAVLAASGLVLLAAFVNSVAAILAAASFLSYLLLYTPMKRISPTCVYIGAAPGALPPLIGWAGATGRIGIEGAVLFLIVFLWQMPHVAAIATLHRDDYARGGFRFLPVVDKQGRKTRRHVLSFGVLLLLASLLPVAASGHSWFYGVGAVLLGIWFLRSCIRFLREGTRRAARYCMLVSVIYLPLVLLLMLVDRTL